A single window of Flagellimonas maritima DNA harbors:
- a CDS encoding glycosyltransferase family 2 protein, translating to MSSKIAVVIPAFKVSNSIEEVIQGIPEIVSNIIVVDDKCPKNSGKIAGKVHIKQGQKLHIIFHDKNKGVGGAVVSGYKKALLLNSDCVVKLDGDGQMDIKFLEVLVEPISKGLADYSKGNRFVDFKSLRTMPKVRLFGNSVLSFVLKMVSGYWDIMDPTNGYTCISKRALKKINMEKLANRYFFESDMLVNLNINKCVVKDIPMPSKYGDEESSLNVNKILFQFPPYLFARFTRRLFLKYYIYDFNMASVYILIGFPMLVWGLCFGLYKWVEALQNNTLTSTGTVMLSVLPLILGVQLILQAINIDINSVPKKKNEVIH from the coding sequence ATGAGTTCTAAAATAGCCGTAGTAATCCCTGCATTCAAGGTTTCAAATTCTATTGAAGAGGTGATCCAAGGTATTCCAGAGATTGTTTCGAATATCATAGTCGTTGATGATAAATGCCCGAAAAATTCAGGTAAGATTGCTGGTAAGGTTCATATAAAGCAAGGACAGAAACTCCACATTATCTTCCATGACAAAAACAAAGGGGTCGGAGGTGCAGTGGTCAGTGGCTACAAAAAAGCTTTGTTGTTGAATAGCGATTGCGTAGTTAAATTGGATGGGGATGGGCAAATGGACATCAAATTTCTGGAGGTTCTAGTAGAACCTATATCAAAAGGATTGGCGGATTATTCAAAGGGAAATAGGTTTGTGGACTTTAAATCGTTAAGAACTATGCCGAAGGTTCGCCTCTTTGGAAACAGTGTTCTATCATTTGTACTTAAAATGGTCTCTGGATATTGGGATATTATGGATCCCACAAATGGATATACCTGTATATCGAAAAGAGCCTTAAAAAAGATAAACATGGAAAAATTAGCCAACCGTTATTTTTTCGAATCTGATATGCTCGTCAATTTGAACATCAATAAATGTGTGGTCAAAGATATTCCCATGCCATCAAAATATGGAGACGAAGAAAGCTCCCTAAACGTCAACAAGATATTATTTCAATTTCCCCCTTATCTTTTTGCTCGCTTTACTAGAAGACTATTCTTGAAATATTATATCTACGACTTCAATATGGCTTCGGTTTATATCTTAATTGGGTTTCCTATGTTAGTATGGGGGTTGTGTTTTGGATTATATAAATGGGTTGAAGCCCTTCAAAATAATACCTTAACATCAACGGGAACAGTAATGCTCTCTGTTTTGCCCTTAATTTTAGGCGTGCAATTAATCTTGCAAGCTATAAATATCGATATCAATTCCGTACCTAAGAAAAAAAATGAGGTTATTCACTAG
- a CDS encoding oligosaccharide flippase family protein gives MKKLIENKGHFFQASWLGIGNSIVSILSILLMVVLSRYLMKDEYGSFRQIMYIHVTIISIIGLSLSKLPSNYLPLLSLSQGKNLINKIMLVLVPTAIIFGLLIYAGNPLLCKFFGNPTLKEPLKIFSWVVLFTIPTLTIEGIYATYKKTHLYGIYVVTSKVLFFVLLIIPIVIYNANLNKLMLFWAIHAMSSLVLGIYLIYLPFLKINPLDCKISYKNIFKFLVPLTLTSVLGILFTSSDQFYISNYFGEETYADFSNGSIKIPFIGVLIGSISAVLHPYFVKKLSDSDSRKEITKTIHSSILKSITLVYPIIIFVWFSSRDIFFILFGEEYTDSAIFFKVISIYSLFSVFVFLPIIIALKEVKFYNIVHVLGVLTVWASQWLILNFTTSPFVVPVISLLVKISIIVLLIYKIISRLQVNFRKLVPLTSAITLIVACVSILIPIYILRNMLILELWQNIIFVIISFIIYFSILFFTNKSFKVRFINIFKQFTSS, from the coding sequence TTGAAAAAATTAATAGAAAATAAAGGTCATTTCTTTCAGGCCTCTTGGCTTGGCATTGGAAATTCGATTGTTTCTATATTATCGATTTTATTGATGGTGGTCTTAAGCCGTTACTTAATGAAAGATGAATACGGTTCTTTCAGGCAAATCATGTACATCCATGTTACCATTATATCAATTATAGGTCTAAGTCTTTCAAAATTACCTTCCAACTATCTGCCTTTATTATCCTTGTCCCAAGGAAAAAATCTTATAAACAAAATTATGCTGGTCTTGGTTCCCACCGCAATAATTTTTGGTTTATTAATATATGCTGGAAACCCGTTACTATGTAAATTTTTTGGGAACCCTACGTTGAAGGAGCCTTTAAAAATCTTCTCTTGGGTAGTTCTTTTTACGATTCCTACATTGACAATCGAAGGAATTTACGCTACTTATAAAAAAACCCATTTATATGGCATTTATGTAGTAACAAGTAAGGTTTTGTTTTTTGTTTTATTAATAATTCCAATAGTAATTTACAACGCGAATTTAAATAAATTGATGTTATTTTGGGCTATTCATGCAATGTCATCACTTGTACTTGGAATCTACCTAATCTACCTCCCTTTTCTTAAAATCAACCCTTTGGATTGTAAGATATCATATAAGAATATTTTTAAATTTCTAGTCCCTCTAACTCTTACATCAGTTTTAGGAATTTTATTTACTTCTTCCGACCAATTTTATATTAGTAATTATTTCGGTGAAGAAACCTACGCCGATTTTTCGAATGGCTCAATAAAAATTCCCTTTATTGGTGTTCTGATCGGTTCAATTAGTGCAGTATTACATCCTTATTTTGTAAAAAAATTAAGTGATTCAGATTCGAGAAAAGAAATTACAAAAACCATACATAGCTCAATTTTAAAATCGATAACTTTAGTATACCCCATAATCATCTTCGTTTGGTTTTCAAGCAGAGACATTTTTTTTATTTTGTTTGGTGAAGAATATACAGATTCCGCTATTTTTTTTAAAGTAATTTCTATTTATAGTTTATTCTCGGTTTTTGTGTTTCTCCCAATTATAATTGCTCTAAAAGAAGTAAAATTCTATAATATTGTTCACGTTCTGGGTGTTTTGACGGTTTGGGCTTCGCAATGGTTAATTTTGAATTTTACCACTTCGCCCTTCGTAGTGCCAGTAATTTCTTTGTTGGTTAAAATTAGTATAATCGTTTTACTTATTTATAAAATAATATCACGACTACAAGTAAATTTCAGGAAATTAGTTCCCCTAACTTCTGCAATTACGCTTATTGTTGCATGTGTTTCAATATTAATTCCAATATATATTCTGAGAAATATGTTGATTTTAGAATTATGGCAAAATATTATTTTTGTAATAATCTCTTTTATAATATACTTTTCAATATTGTTTTTTACGAATAAGAGTTTCAAAGTTCGTTTTATTAATATATTTAAGCAATTTACTTCATCCTAA